TGTGGACTGACGACCAAAGGAGGTGACGACATGAATGAAAAAACCCGGCCTCGCCAAAAACGAGCCGGGTCCGACTGCCGTCTTTAGCTGAATTTATAAAGCGCCCGCAAGCTGTAGCAAATCGGCGCAGGGGGCAGTATATCGCCCCCTCGAATTACCAGCCGACGATCATCACGATGCCCAGCACCAGGAAGATCGCCGCCGAGATGCCGTGCACGAGCTTGATCGGCACGCGCCGCACGATCTTGTCGCCCAGCCACACCACCGGCGCGTTGGCCAGCATCATCCCGAGCGTGGTGCCAGTGACGACCCAGAAATAGTCCTGCGTGAAGCGGGCGGCGAGCATGACGGTGGCGATCTGGGTCTTGTCGCCCATCTCGGCCAGGAAGAACGCGATCAGCGTGGTGCCGAAGACGCCGAACTGCGAGGCGCCGGGGGCATCGTCGTCGTCGAGCTTGTCGGGAATCAACATCCAGACGGCCATCGCGATGAACGAGCCGCCAAGAATCCAGCGCAGCACCTCGGGGCCGAGCCAGCGCGTGATGTAGTTGCCGACGGCGCCCGCCAGGGCATGGTTGACGATGGTGGCGGCGAAGATGCCGAGGACGATGGGCCAGGGTTTCCTGAACCGCGCGGCGAGAAGAAGGGCCAGGAGTTGGGTCTTGTCGCCCATTTCCGCGAGCGCGACAACGCCCGTTGCTACGAGAAAAGCTTCCATGATGAACGTGGGGTTCCTTGGGCCGAAGGACGCAATTGACCGTGCAACACCTTCGGCCATATTCCCGAAGTTGCACGGTCAAAGGTCTCGCCAGGTGTGTTCACTGCACGCGCCATGTCCTGTGTGGGGCAGGACAAGTCTGTTGACGCGGGCCCTTCTCGAAAAACGGAAGGCGGCTACTCCCCAATGACGGGGCGGATTCTACCTGTAACGCCAATCACCTCATTCCGCTTCGGTAAGCGTGCGCTAGCTTTCCAAGGTTTTGACAAGTGCTACTCCAAGTAGCAAATTCCTGCTTGCTTTTTTGATATTTCACCCATAATGCACGAGCCTCCCTCTTCATTTTGGTCGGGGGGTAGTTCGGTGATCGGTCAGTTTCGCGCGACTCGACGGCTCTCGTTTGAGTGATGCTTTCGGGACTCCATCGCTTTTCTTGATGTGTTTATAGGAGTCCCTTGATGGGCAACAAACTGTACGTCGGCAACCTGCCTTATTCGGTGCGCGACGGTGATCTCGAACAGGCATTCGGGCAGTTCGGCGCAGTGACCAGCGCCAAGGTCATGATGGAACGCGACACAGGTCGCTCGAAGGGCTTCGGCTTCGTCGAGATGGGCAGTGACGCCGAAGCGCAAGCTGCCATCAACGGCATGAACGGCCAACCCCTGGGCGGCCGCAGCGTCGTCGTCAACGAAGCACGTCCCATGGAAGCACGTCCCCCGCGCAGCGGTGGTGGCGGCTACGGCGGCGGCGGTGGTGGTTATGGCGGCGGTGGTGGCGGTGGCTACGGCGGCGGTGGTGGTGGCGGCTACGGTGGTGGTGGCGATCGCAGCGGTGGCGGCGGTGGCCGTTCCGGTGGTGGCGGCTACGGCGGCGGCGGTGGTCGCTCCGGTGGCGGCGGCGGTGGTGGCGATGGCGGTTTCCGCAGCCCCTACGGCGCAGGCCCCCGTGGCGGTGGCGGCGGTGGTCGCTCCGGCGGTGGCGGCGGCTACGGCGGCGGTGGCAACAGCGGCTACTGAACCCCACGCGCACAAAGACAAAAGGCTCCTTCGGGAGCCTTTTTCATTGGAAGATCGCCAATCCGGCTTCAGCTTTCGCCGCTGCGCTTCTTGCGCTCACGGCCCTGCACGGAGCGGTCGAGCAGTGCGTTCGGCAGCATGCGCATGATCTTGGCGATCACGCCCATCTGCCAGGGAATCACGCGGTAGCTGGTGCCGGCCTCGATGGCCCGCAGCGCCTGGTCGGCAAAGTCCTCGGCCTTCATGAGAAAGGGCATGCCGTAGCGGTTGCCCTGGGTGAGCGGCGTGTCGATATACCCCGGGCAGAGCGTGACAACCTCGACGCCGCTCTTGTACAGCTCGCCGCGCAGGCTCTCGCAATAGGCGACCACCCCCGCCTTGCTGGCGCAATAGGCCCCATGCCCCGGCAATCCGCGGATGGCCGCGACGCTTGCGATGCCGACCAGCCGCCCACTGCCGCGCTGCCGCATCGACGCGACGAACGGATGAAAGGTGGCCATCAGGCCCACGTTGTTGGTGGCGAAGGTGCGCGCCATCACGTCGATGTCCTCGCGCTCGGCCGTGTCGATGCCGACGCTGATGCCGGCGTTGGCGATCACCACGTCGGGCAGGCCCTGGCGTTCGATGCAGGCGGTGCCGGCCGCCACGATGCTGTCCGTCTGCGCCACATCGGCGCTGTAGATCTGGTAGCTACTCGCATCCAGTTGACGCCCCGTTGCCCAGGCTTCGATCTCTCCGGTGCGCCGGGCCACCAGCGCCAGCCGATAGCCCGCGTCGTAGAAGCTCGAGGCAAGGGCTTGGCCGATGCCGCTCGACGCGCCGGTGATGAAGACGAGCGGGGACGTGGTGGTCATGCGTGGGCGTGTGTGCTTCAGCGCGGCTTCTTGCCGCCGCCCGCGGCCGATGCCGCCGACGGCACCAGCAACCCGCGCACCCGGCCGGTCAGGTTGGCCACGCCGCTCAGGTTGTCGTAGTCGAGGTTGTCGGCGGTGAACTGGTCGGTGCCGCGGATCAGCGTGACCGGCTTGTTCGAGGTCACCCGCTCGGTGTCGAGGAATGCATGCAGGAATTCGCCACGGAACTCCAGGCGCGGCGTCGGCTTGCCGTTCGCGCCCACTGAAGGATCCCGAATGACGACCGCGTTGCCGAACAGCTGGATCTCGCTGCCGTCCGAATTCGAGATCCCTCGATTGGCCGTCGAGCGCGTCGTGTAGCCCTGCGGCGAGACGGAACGCATGTTCACATCGTCGACCTCGACGGTGTCGGTGTCCGGGTAGTGCCGGCCTTCCTTGCCGTGCAGTTCGCTGCGCAGGTCGCCGTTGGGCAGGAAGTTCTTGATCACGAAGTCGCGCATGAAGTAGTCGGGCTCGTGCGTGGGCGCCGCCTTGGCGGTGGGCTCCAGCAGCTTGGGCGCGTTGCGCACCAGCCAGTAGGTGCCGAGCGCCACGGCCGCCGTCAGGATGATCGGCAGGTAGATCGTTGCGCGGTCGAGCACGTCGCGCACCCGGCCCCATGCGCTTTTCAGGTTGTTCATGGGTTCGGGCCTCGCGCGGCGTCGAGCAGGTGCCGGTACTGGCCGCAGGCCGTGAGCAGCAGGTCGCAGAATTCGCGTGCCGCGCCTTCGCCGCCGCGCGCCTGGGTGACGTAGCGCGCGATGCCGCGCACTTCGATGTGCGCATTGGCTGGCGCTGCCGCAAAGCCGACACGGGTGAGCACAGGCAGGTCGGGCCAGTCGTCGCCGATGGCTGCGGCCTGCGCCCAGGTGAAGCCGAGTTGTTCGAGCATGGCTTCGGCCGCGGGCAATTTGTCTTCGGTACCGTAGCGCACGTGTTCGATGCCGAGCGCCTCGAGCCGCACGCGCAGGGGCTTGGAATCGCGCCCCGTGATCACGGCCGGCACGATGCCCGCCAGCTTCAGCAGCTTGAGGCCGTAGCCGTCCAGGATGCTGAATCGCTTGAGGGTTTCGCCGTGTTCGGTGAAATAGACGCCGCCGTCGGTCAGCACGCCGTCGATGTCGAAGAAGACGATGCGGACATCCTGCGCGGCGAGCAATGTTTCGGCCTGGAACGCGAGCGGCATCAGATGACTTTCGCGCGCATCAGGTCGTTGGTGTTGATCGCGCCAACGATCACGCCCACGCCGTCGATCACGAACAGACGGGTGATGCCGCATTGCTCCATCAGCTCGGCCGCCTCGACGGCCAGCGCATCGACGCGAATGGTCCGCGGATCCTTGTGCATCACTTCGGCTGCCTTGGGCGAGCGCAGATCTGCGCCTGCCTCGATCAGCCGGCGCAGGTCGCCATCGGTGAAGATGCCCAGCGCCCGGCCGTCGGGCTCGACCACCGCGGCGGCGCCGAAGCCCTTGATGCTCATCGCGCGCATCAGCTCGCCGATGGTCGCGGAAGGTGGCACGCGCGGCACTTCGTCGCCCGAGCGCATCACGTCGCTCACATGCGTGAGCAGCTTGCGTCCGAGCGCGCCGCCCGGGTGCGAGCGCGCGAAGTCTTCGGAACCGAAGCCGCGCGCATCGAGCAGCGCCACCGCCAGCGCGTCACCCATCGCCATCTGGGCGGTGGTGCTTGCGGTGGGGGCAAGATTGAGTGGGCAGGCTTCCTTGGACACGCCGGCGTCGATCACGATGTCGGCGTGGCGCGCCAGGGTGGATTCGAGGCGGCCGGTCATGGCGATCAGGGGCACGCCCTGGCGCTTGACGACCGGCAGGATGACGGTGAGTTCGTCGACCTCGCCGCTGTTGGAGATGGCCAGCACCAGGTCCACCGCCTTGATCATGCCGAGGTCGCCATGACTGGCCTCGGCCGGGTGCACGAACATCGCCGGCGTGCCGGTGGAAGCGAGCGTGGCGGCGATCTTGCGGCCGACGTGGCCGCTCTTGCCCATGCCCATCACGACCACGCGGCCGCGCACCTCGAGGATCTTGCGCACGGCGTCGACAAAGCTGGGACCGACGCGGGTCTTCAGACCAAGGACGGCTTCGGCTTCGATGTCGAAAGTGAGGCGTGCCCGAGCGAGGATGGCTTCGGGGTCGACCACGGGGGCCGGGGCGGGGCGGGAACTCATCGGCCGATTTTACGGGCGGGCCAGAGTCGATTGGCTGCTTGCCCCGGGGAAGCCCGGGGCACGGACATTGCTCTAGCATCCGCACCCATGTCTTCCTTCGATCTCACGCTGTTGTACCTGCTGGCCGCGGTGATCGGCGTTGTGGTCTGCCGGTCGCTCAAGCTGCCGCCGATGCTGGGGTATCTCTCGGCGGGCGTGCTGATCGGGCCGCATGCGTTCGCATTGGCGCAGAACTCCGAGGGCATCCGGCACCTGGGCGAGTTCGGCGTGGTGTTCCTGATGTTCGTGATCGGGCTCGAATTCAGCCTGCCCAAGCTGCGGGCGATGCGGAAGCACGTGTTCGGGCTCGGCCTCTTGCAGGTGCTGCTGACGATGGCCATCGCCACGGCCGGCGCCCTCATCATCGCCACGCAGCTGCCGCCGGCCTGGCGCCTGGGCTGGCAGACGGCGCTGGCGCTGTCGGGCGCGCTCACCATGAGCAGCACCGCCATCGTGGTCAAGCTGATGGCCGAGCGGCTCGAGCTCGAGAGCGAGCACGGCAAGCGCGTGATGGGCGTGCTGCTGTTCCAGGACCTGGCCGTGGTGCCGCTGCTGGTGCTGATCCCCGCGCTCGGCGCGCCGCCCGAGGCGCTGGCCAAGGCGCTCGGCCTCGCGCTGGTGAAGGCGACCGTCCTGATCGGCCTCCTGCTCTACGGCGGCCCGCGCGTGATGCGCTGGTGGCTCACGCTCGTCGCGCGGCGGCGCAGCGAAGAGCTCTTCATCCTGAACGTGTTGCTGATCACGCTGGGGCTCGCATGGCTCACAGAACTGGCCGGCCTGAGCCTCGCGCTGGGCGCCTTCATCGCCGGCATGCTGGTCTCGGAGACCGAATACAAGCACCAGGTCGAGACCGACATCCGCCCCTTCCACGATGTGCTGCTGGGGCTGTTCTTCATCACGGTGGGCATGTCGCTCGACTGGCACATCGTGGTCGACCGCTGGCTGCTGGTGGCGGTGCTGCTCCTGGTGCCGCTGTTCTTCAAGCTGGCGCTGGTGACGGTGCTCGCGCGGGTGCTGGGCGCGACTTCCGGCGTGTCGCTGCGCACCGGTCTTTATCTTGCGCAAGCCGGCGAATTCGGCTTCGTGCTGCTGACGCTCGCGCAGGAGCGAAGCCTGCTGCCGCCCTGGCTCGCGAATCCGGTGCTGGCCTCGATGGTGCTGTCGATGCTCGCGACGCCATTCATCATCATGTACAGCAACGCCATCGTGCGAAAGCTGGTGGCCAGCGACTGGCTGCAGCAGTCGCTGCAGATGACGAGCATCGCGCGCAAGACCATCAATACCGCCAAGCACGTGATCATCTGCGGCTACGGGCGTTGCGGGCAGAACCTGGCGCGCATCCTGGAGCGCGAGGGCATTCCGTACATGGCGCTCGACCTCGACCCCGACCGCGTACGCCAGGCCGCCGCCGCCGGCGACTCAGTGGTGTTCGGCGACGCGGCGCGGCTGCAGGCGCTGATGGCCGCGGGCCTCGCGCGCGCCAGCGCGGTGGTCGTGACCTACCTCGATGTGCCGGGTGCGATGAAGGTGCTGGCCAACACCCGCGCCCACGCGGCCCACGTGCCGGTGATCGTGCGCACACAGGACGACCACGACCTCGAG
This region of Variovorax sp. RKNM96 genomic DNA includes:
- a CDS encoding monovalent cation:proton antiporter family protein; protein product: MSSFDLTLLYLLAAVIGVVVCRSLKLPPMLGYLSAGVLIGPHAFALAQNSEGIRHLGEFGVVFLMFVIGLEFSLPKLRAMRKHVFGLGLLQVLLTMAIATAGALIIATQLPPAWRLGWQTALALSGALTMSSTAIVVKLMAERLELESEHGKRVMGVLLFQDLAVVPLLVLIPALGAPPEALAKALGLALVKATVLIGLLLYGGPRVMRWWLTLVARRRSEELFILNVLLITLGLAWLTELAGLSLALGAFIAGMLVSETEYKHQVETDIRPFHDVLLGLFFITVGMSLDWHIVVDRWLLVAVLLLVPLFFKLALVTVLARVLGATSGVSLRTGLYLAQAGEFGFVLLTLAQERSLLPPWLANPVLASMVLSMLATPFIIMYSNAIVRKLVASDWLQQSLQMTSIARKTINTAKHVIICGYGRCGQNLARILEREGIPYMALDLDPDRVRQAAAAGDSVVFGDAARLQALMAAGLARASAVVVTYLDVPGAMKVLANTRAHAAHVPVIVRTQDDHDLEKLQAAGATEVVPEAIEGSLMLASHALALVGVPMRRVIRVVQDQRDARYNLLRGYFHGADDDNADEIDHERLNSFTLTPGARAIGHTLEQLALDTLGVRVATLRRQDGQARVPTGETVLTDGDTLVLSGKPTALAIAIDRLQKG
- a CDS encoding RNA-binding protein, which translates into the protein MGNKLYVGNLPYSVRDGDLEQAFGQFGAVTSAKVMMERDTGRSKGFGFVEMGSDAEAQAAINGMNGQPLGGRSVVVNEARPMEARPPRSGGGGYGGGGGGYGGGGGGGYGGGGGGGYGGGGDRSGGGGGRSGGGGYGGGGGRSGGGGGGGDGGFRSPYGAGPRGGGGGGRSGGGGGYGGGGNSGY
- the lptC gene encoding LPS export ABC transporter periplasmic protein LptC, whose product is MNNLKSAWGRVRDVLDRATIYLPIILTAAVALGTYWLVRNAPKLLEPTAKAAPTHEPDYFMRDFVIKNFLPNGDLRSELHGKEGRHYPDTDTVEVDDVNMRSVSPQGYTTRSTANRGISNSDGSEIQLFGNAVVIRDPSVGANGKPTPRLEFRGEFLHAFLDTERVTSNKPVTLIRGTDQFTADNLDYDNLSGVANLTGRVRGLLVPSAASAAGGGKKPR
- a CDS encoding HAD hydrolase family protein translates to MPLAFQAETLLAAQDVRIVFFDIDGVLTDGGVYFTEHGETLKRFSILDGYGLKLLKLAGIVPAVITGRDSKPLRVRLEALGIEHVRYGTEDKLPAAEAMLEQLGFTWAQAAAIGDDWPDLPVLTRVGFAAAPANAHIEVRGIARYVTQARGGEGAAREFCDLLLTACGQYRHLLDAARGPNP
- a CDS encoding SDR family oxidoreductase, translated to MTTTSPLVFITGASSGIGQALASSFYDAGYRLALVARRTGEIEAWATGRQLDASSYQIYSADVAQTDSIVAAGTACIERQGLPDVVIANAGISVGIDTAEREDIDVMARTFATNNVGLMATFHPFVASMRQRGSGRLVGIASVAAIRGLPGHGAYCASKAGVVAYCESLRGELYKSGVEVVTLCPGYIDTPLTQGNRYGMPFLMKAEDFADQALRAIEAGTSYRVIPWQMGVIAKIMRMLPNALLDRSVQGRERKKRSGES
- a CDS encoding KpsF/GutQ family sugar-phosphate isomerase, encoding MSSRPAPAPVVDPEAILARARLTFDIEAEAVLGLKTRVGPSFVDAVRKILEVRGRVVVMGMGKSGHVGRKIAATLASTGTPAMFVHPAEASHGDLGMIKAVDLVLAISNSGEVDELTVILPVVKRQGVPLIAMTGRLESTLARHADIVIDAGVSKEACPLNLAPTASTTAQMAMGDALAVALLDARGFGSEDFARSHPGGALGRKLLTHVSDVMRSGDEVPRVPPSATIGELMRAMSIKGFGAAAVVEPDGRALGIFTDGDLRRLIEAGADLRSPKAAEVMHKDPRTIRVDALAVEAAELMEQCGITRLFVIDGVGVIVGAINTNDLMRAKVI
- a CDS encoding TMEM165/GDT1 family protein, producing the protein MEAFLVATGVVALAEMGDKTQLLALLLAARFRKPWPIVLGIFAATIVNHALAGAVGNYITRWLGPEVLRWILGGSFIAMAVWMLIPDKLDDDDAPGASQFGVFGTTLIAFFLAEMGDKTQIATVMLAARFTQDYFWVVTGTTLGMMLANAPVVWLGDKIVRRVPIKLVHGISAAIFLVLGIVMIVGW